One stretch of Legionella birminghamensis DNA includes these proteins:
- the icmP gene encoding type IVB secretion system coupling complex protein DotM/IcmP, with amino-acid sequence MAQQSQQQGGGDNSMAPVWIMVLVFLIGWLIWYAGHQYIVAFVFKLNVLQAKLVSLFISNPKLENDVYLMQTIDPATVSWNQFLDLTRTVGDYIRYPVIVILVALAFYLYQSNVVLKFRRAHDMKTLRAQEQYNWPAIMPVVKEDLVSQDINKGPWAMALTPMEFARKYHLLRKDDAILDNPVPGMEMTAGIRRGDAKRVFTLQLGPYWDNFDRCPPHARALAAIFMARMNRDRGSANMIMETLDKTFSEGKPDYSVALPVIKKYQDAENVQEILAQHAYLLTVMASLLQASREDGVVASAEFLWLKPTDRRLWYMLNCIGRQTPFAEVAGPFAHWKAERAMKRRSLVPMIDEAIKALEIAVKEVKLSPREVQELQP; translated from the coding sequence ATGGCTCAACAATCTCAACAGCAAGGCGGCGGCGATAATTCAATGGCCCCAGTATGGATTATGGTACTGGTGTTTTTGATTGGTTGGCTTATCTGGTACGCTGGACATCAATATATTGTTGCATTTGTATTCAAACTAAATGTGTTGCAAGCGAAGCTCGTCAGTCTTTTTATAAGTAACCCCAAGCTTGAAAATGATGTTTATCTAATGCAAACAATTGATCCTGCAACTGTCAGCTGGAACCAGTTTCTGGACTTGACCCGTACGGTCGGTGATTATATTCGCTATCCTGTAATTGTCATTCTCGTTGCTTTGGCCTTTTATCTTTACCAATCAAATGTAGTCCTCAAGTTTCGTCGTGCCCATGATATGAAAACCCTCAGGGCACAGGAGCAATACAACTGGCCGGCTATAATGCCCGTCGTCAAAGAGGATCTGGTTAGCCAGGATATTAACAAGGGTCCATGGGCAATGGCGCTGACACCCATGGAGTTTGCACGCAAATATCATTTGCTTAGAAAAGACGATGCGATTCTGGATAATCCAGTGCCAGGCATGGAGATGACTGCCGGCATTCGTCGCGGCGATGCCAAACGTGTGTTTACCCTGCAGTTAGGGCCTTATTGGGACAACTTTGATCGCTGTCCCCCTCATGCCCGTGCCCTGGCTGCGATCTTCATGGCCAGAATGAATAGAGATAGGGGTTCGGCCAACATGATAATGGAAACGCTTGATAAAACCTTCAGCGAAGGCAAGCCGGACTACTCGGTAGCTCTGCCTGTCATTAAAAAATATCAGGATGCTGAGAATGTTCAGGAAATTTTGGCACAGCATGCCTACCTCCTTACAGTAATGGCTTCTTTGCTGCAGGCGTCACGAGAAGATGGTGTAGTCGCCAGTGCAGAATTTCTATGGTTAAAGCCCACGGATAGACGATTATGGTATATGCTTAACTGTATAGGTAGACAGACGCCTTTCGCTGAAGTAGCTGGGCCTTTTGCCCACTGGAAAGCAGAAAGAGCTATGAAAAGACGTTCGCTGGTGCCGATGATTGATGAAGCTATTAAAGCCTTGGAAATTGCTGTCAAGGAAGTGAAATTATCCCCTCGTGAAGTCCAGGAGTTGCAGCCATGA
- a CDS encoding TraM recognition domain-containing protein yields the protein MMRGIDSRHEIDPTQLLRDTRTVGQRLGDFFSDPTNVSIILVSLAGISYYVSEVATLLLLIGFFFFLYTYTRKQVLPFRLPKIARVKDYNDLKPGIKTPYTARGIAFFGNDRKSNEELWFANEDLRTHALIFGSTGSGKTEALVSLAFNALVQGSGFIYVDGKGDNSLYAKVFSMVRSMGREDDLLLINFMTGARDIVGPQEKRLSNTLNPFCQGSSSMLTQLVVSLMGSSGQSSDGDMWKGRAISFVEALMKLLVYMRDEGAILLDANSIRNYFDLQRLEAIVIDKVFPRDEQESINIESVPKLVTDPLRNYVFNLPGYNKEKKGKQVSQVLEQHGFITMQLVRVFSSLADTYGHIIRTNLAEVDFKDVVLNRRILVVLLPALEKSPDELSNLGKVIVSSLKAMMAAGLGEEVEGDYRDVIERKPTNSPTPYMCILDEYGYYAVQGFAVVPAQARSLGFSAIFAGQDLPAFQKASKEEAASIGANTNIKICMKLEDPTETWDFFTKTAGEAYVTKVDSFQTKDSSMTNSYLDTKSSSFEKRSRIDLLDLKEQTEGEAHIFFKSKIVRARMFYANPKPVKQLKLNQFLKVEAPPDDYLSKLQKQLSGFQKVLESGDLSIDKLVESEEISLITKVLRESTVVEPIERGVAALLAYHGHNEPEPVEEIIEEEEEGVLTIFSKLRTPFNALPLLVKDVEQFSLPILAINETRNYLASIERNSGAKDKYSGSVANELIKDFQMATTYPPMERDVVEPYELTEIVRTLTDRIVEERRKANEKASEES from the coding sequence ATGATGCGCGGTATTGATTCACGTCATGAAATAGATCCAACCCAGTTACTTAGGGATACCCGAACGGTAGGCCAGCGTTTGGGTGATTTTTTTTCAGATCCTACCAATGTATCCATTATATTGGTTTCACTTGCAGGTATTTCCTACTATGTTTCAGAAGTAGCGACCTTATTATTACTCATAGGCTTTTTCTTTTTTCTTTATACCTATACCCGCAAACAAGTCCTGCCTTTTCGCTTGCCCAAAATCGCCCGGGTTAAAGACTATAATGATTTAAAGCCTGGTATCAAGACCCCCTATACTGCGCGGGGTATTGCTTTTTTTGGAAATGATCGCAAAAGTAACGAGGAACTATGGTTTGCAAACGAGGATTTGCGGACTCATGCATTAATATTTGGTTCCACCGGTAGCGGTAAAACAGAAGCATTGGTATCACTGGCATTTAATGCCCTGGTGCAGGGCAGCGGTTTTATCTATGTCGATGGAAAAGGGGATAACTCCCTGTATGCAAAAGTCTTTTCAATGGTCAGAAGCATGGGGCGGGAGGATGATTTACTTTTAATCAACTTCATGACGGGTGCCCGGGATATTGTGGGCCCGCAGGAAAAGCGCCTTTCCAATACGTTAAACCCGTTTTGTCAGGGTTCGTCAAGTATGCTAACGCAGCTTGTCGTCAGTCTTATGGGCTCATCCGGACAATCTTCAGACGGCGACATGTGGAAGGGAAGAGCTATCAGCTTCGTTGAAGCCCTAATGAAACTATTGGTTTATATGCGTGACGAGGGCGCCATATTGCTGGATGCCAATTCCATCCGGAATTATTTTGATTTACAGCGTCTGGAAGCAATTGTTATTGACAAGGTTTTTCCGCGGGATGAACAGGAAAGTATTAATATAGAGTCAGTTCCAAAGCTGGTGACTGACCCTTTAAGGAACTATGTATTCAATCTTCCTGGATATAATAAAGAGAAAAAAGGCAAACAGGTTTCCCAGGTGCTGGAACAACATGGATTTATTACCATGCAGTTAGTCCGTGTGTTCTCGTCATTAGCTGATACCTATGGACATATCATCCGTACTAACCTTGCGGAAGTTGATTTTAAGGACGTTGTACTTAATCGCCGCATTCTGGTGGTGTTATTACCCGCTCTGGAAAAATCACCCGACGAGTTATCCAACCTTGGAAAGGTGATTGTATCGTCACTCAAGGCGATGATGGCAGCTGGCCTGGGAGAGGAAGTGGAAGGGGATTACCGTGATGTGATTGAGCGTAAACCCACCAACTCACCAACACCTTATATGTGTATCCTTGACGAGTATGGTTATTATGCGGTTCAAGGCTTTGCTGTTGTGCCAGCCCAGGCGCGTTCATTAGGATTTTCAGCCATCTTTGCCGGGCAGGATTTACCGGCATTCCAGAAAGCATCCAAAGAAGAAGCCGCGTCAATTGGTGCAAATACAAACATTAAAATCTGTATGAAGCTTGAGGATCCTACGGAGACATGGGATTTCTTTACCAAAACGGCTGGTGAAGCCTATGTTACCAAAGTAGATTCTTTCCAGACAAAAGATAGCAGCATGACCAATAGCTATCTCGATACCAAGAGTTCATCTTTTGAAAAGAGATCCCGTATTGACCTCTTGGACCTAAAAGAGCAGACAGAAGGTGAAGCTCATATTTTCTTCAAGTCAAAAATCGTTCGTGCCCGCATGTTTTATGCGAACCCTAAACCAGTTAAACAGTTGAAGCTTAATCAGTTCCTTAAAGTCGAAGCACCGCCGGACGATTATCTGTCAAAACTGCAAAAACAACTTTCCGGTTTCCAGAAAGTGCTTGAAAGCGGTGACCTCAGTATTGATAAGCTGGTGGAAAGTGAAGAGATCAGCCTAATTACTAAAGTGTTGCGCGAATCGACTGTGGTTGAACCGATTGAGCGGGGTGTGGCTGCATTGCTGGCATACCATGGGCATAATGAGCCTGAGCCTGTCGAAGAAATTATTGAAGAAGAGGAAGAAGGGGTTCTGACTATATTCAGTAAACTACGCACTCCATTTAATGCACTTCCATTACTGGTCAAGGATGTGGAGCAATTCTCCTTACCGATTCTTGCCATTAATGAAACCAGGAACTATCTGGCTTCTATTGAAAGAAATAGCGGCGCGAAGGATAAGTATTCAGGCTCAGTTGCCAACGAGCTTATAAAAGACTTCCAGATGGCCACCACCTATCCGCCGATGGAAAGGGATGTAGTAGAGCCTTATGAGTTAACAGAAATAGTTAGAACGCTCACCGATAGAATCGTGGAAGAGCGGCGTAAGGCAAATGAAAAAGCATCAGAAGAAAGCTAG
- the icmN gene encoding type IVB secretion system protein IcmN/DotK, protein MRRTFSDLIRSIALPASLLASVALLGCNKGGSYPIDDEGIKLPGKVQNGSDSAVMTMQSKFKNIGVKVVTIGSDYLISIPSAALFADQSPRLTWQSYAVLNEVARFMKLFRKVSVTVTAYSNKYLSCKREQALTLTRARSVADYLWSQCIDSRFVFVEGAGSDKPIVGITQGGDQSPNSRIEITFREAIV, encoded by the coding sequence GTGAGACGAACGTTTTCTGACCTAATAAGATCAATAGCGCTTCCGGCCAGTTTGCTGGCGTCTGTTGCTTTGCTGGGCTGCAATAAGGGTGGTTCCTATCCAATCGATGATGAGGGAATCAAATTACCGGGAAAGGTTCAGAATGGCTCTGACTCCGCTGTAATGACCATGCAAAGTAAATTTAAAAATATAGGAGTTAAAGTCGTTACTATCGGATCTGATTATCTGATTAGTATTCCATCTGCAGCATTATTTGCTGATCAATCGCCTCGTTTAACCTGGCAATCTTATGCTGTTCTCAATGAAGTTGCCCGGTTTATGAAGCTGTTTAGAAAAGTTTCAGTGACAGTAACCGCCTACAGTAATAAATATTTGTCTTGTAAACGCGAGCAGGCGCTTACATTAACACGTGCAAGATCAGTTGCTGATTACTTATGGTCACAGTGCATCGATAGCCGCTTTGTATTTGTTGAAGGGGCGGGGAGCGATAAACCTATTGTAGGAATCACGCAGGGTGGAGACCAGTCGCCTAACTCCAGAATTGAAATTACGTTTAGAGAAGCTATCGTTTAA
- the icmM gene encoding type IVB secretion system protein IcmM/DotJ, with amino-acid sequence MSREAWNLIKESKSFYVTTYRRIGNWILCMLGVNVLLFIAVTYSRFHQPPPDFYATNGITPPVKLASMDTPNYSNEALLPPDPVNDDNEKPIPE; translated from the coding sequence ATGAGTCGCGAGGCTTGGAATTTAATTAAAGAATCCAAATCGTTTTACGTCACGACCTATCGGCGGATCGGAAACTGGATTTTGTGTATGCTAGGCGTAAACGTATTACTTTTTATTGCCGTTACATACAGCCGATTTCATCAACCGCCGCCGGATTTTTATGCAACGAATGGTATTACACCCCCGGTTAAGCTGGCTTCAATGGATACGCCTAATTATTCAAATGAGGCTTTGCTGCCGCCTGATCCCGTAAATGATGATAATGAAAAACCAATTCCAGAGTGA